The Methyloferula stellata AR4 genome includes a window with the following:
- a CDS encoding pentapeptide repeat-containing protein, whose amino-acid sequence MIRLFTPIGFAAAVLAFAPAAAAQDMTHNVDLSSPLYTMAEMTRADVEKALASGEKPDFSAKSLNGLDLSGLDLSGVNFRAARVNKTKFAGAKLIGAIFDQAWAVGADFSGADLTGASLFASQMQETNFDHADLSSARVAGDFSRAHLRDAKFVKADLSADMKNQSMGLMRVVFRSADLEGADFEGADLARADLQFAKFARANFTNANLSGSEAGGADFRGAIFNQTDLTGCDVTSARIDASEIKAFAKADHLDRVIKE is encoded by the coding sequence ATGATCCGTCTTTTCACGCCGATCGGCTTCGCCGCAGCTGTGCTCGCCTTCGCCCCGGCCGCTGCGGCCCAGGACATGACGCATAATGTCGATCTCTCGTCGCCCTTGTATACAATGGCGGAGATGACGCGCGCCGATGTCGAAAAGGCGCTTGCTTCGGGCGAAAAGCCCGATTTCTCCGCAAAGAGCCTCAATGGGCTCGATCTGTCAGGACTCGATTTATCGGGTGTGAATTTCCGCGCCGCGCGGGTCAATAAAACGAAATTCGCGGGTGCCAAGCTCATCGGCGCCATATTCGATCAGGCCTGGGCCGTCGGCGCTGATTTTTCCGGCGCCGATCTCACCGGGGCGTCGCTCTTTGCCTCGCAGATGCAGGAGACGAATTTCGATCATGCAGATCTTTCGTCCGCGCGTGTCGCCGGCGATTTTTCGCGGGCGCATCTGCGCGACGCAAAATTCGTGAAGGCCGATCTTTCGGCCGATATGAAAAACCAATCCATGGGTCTCATGCGTGTGGTGTTCCGTTCCGCCGATCTCGAAGGGGCCGATTTCGAAGGCGCGGATCTCGCGCGCGCTGACCTGCAATTTGCCAAATTCGCGAGGGCGAATTTTACCAATGCAAATCTGTCCGGTTCCGAGGCAGGCGGTGCCGATTTTCGCGGTGCGATCTTCAATCAAACCGATTTGACCGGCTGCGATGTGACGAGCGCCCGGATCGATGCCTCGGAAATAAAGGCCTTTGCGAAGGCCGATCATCTCGACCGCGTCATCAAAGAATGA
- a CDS encoding Flp family type IVb pilin, whose protein sequence is MLVIRFLRDTKAATAMEYSLIGGLVAVVIVAALTAVGTSIQAKFFGPIAGNLN, encoded by the coding sequence ATGCTCGTTATTAGATTCCTGCGCGATACCAAGGCCGCCACGGCAATGGAATATTCCTTGATCGGTGGATTGGTCGCAGTCGTCATCGTCGCCGCTCTGACAGCGGTCGGAACGAGTATTCAGGCGAAATTTTTCGGGCCGATCGCAGGCAACCTGAACTAG
- a CDS encoding catalase family peroxidase has protein sequence MIKMIVPLALASLTLVAAPASVFADDDSIATQLVDTMNKLFGVHPGFRANHAKGLVTEGHFKASPEAASLSKAMIFDGSRIPVTVRFSDATGVPNVPDGSNDALPHGLAIKYHLPDGSETDMILVGIRFFPVASSEDFQDFMLALAASPADAPKPTKFDQFMAAHPVAAKALATSETPDSFADDIYYGINAFVFTNKAGDKQAVRYQAVPEKIVRLDAAAAAKQAPDFLFGELPPRLVKSPVTFHLKAQLAAPGDPTDDPSKEWPEDRKLVDLGVLTIEKVVPDSLEAQKELLFLPGQVIDGIDVSDDPMIAIRDGAYAVSFSRRSQ, from the coding sequence ATGATCAAGATGATAGTCCCCCTCGCTCTTGCAAGCCTGACCCTCGTGGCTGCTCCGGCCTCAGTCTTTGCCGACGATGACTCGATCGCAACGCAGCTCGTCGACACGATGAACAAGCTTTTCGGCGTCCATCCGGGTTTCCGCGCCAATCATGCCAAAGGCCTTGTGACGGAAGGACATTTCAAGGCATCACCCGAGGCGGCGAGCCTCAGCAAGGCGATGATCTTCGACGGCAGCCGCATTCCGGTGACGGTGCGGTTTTCGGACGCGACGGGTGTGCCGAATGTTCCGGACGGTTCGAACGATGCCCTTCCGCACGGCTTGGCGATTAAATATCATCTGCCCGACGGCAGCGAGACGGATATGATCCTGGTCGGGATACGGTTCTTTCCGGTTGCTTCGAGCGAGGATTTCCAAGACTTCATGCTGGCGCTTGCCGCAAGTCCGGCGGATGCCCCGAAGCCGACGAAGTTCGATCAATTCATGGCGGCGCATCCGGTCGCGGCGAAAGCCCTGGCCACGAGTGAGACACCCGATAGTTTTGCTGACGACATCTATTACGGGATCAATGCCTTCGTCTTCACCAACAAGGCCGGCGACAAGCAGGCCGTGCGCTATCAAGCGGTGCCGGAGAAAATCGTGCGTCTCGACGCGGCGGCGGCGGCGAAGCAGGCGCCCGATTTCCTGTTCGGCGAATTGCCGCCGCGGCTCGTCAAAAGTCCGGTGACATTTCACTTGAAGGCACAGCTCGCGGCACCGGGCGATCCGACCGATGATCCGTCGAAGGAGTGGCCGGAGGATCGCAAGCTTGTCGACCTTGGTGTGCTGACGATCGAAAAGGTCGTCCCAGATAGTCTCGAAGCCCAAAAGGAGCTTCTGTTTCTGCCGGGACAGGTCATCGACGGAATCGATGTGTCGGACGATCCGATGATCGCCATACGTGATGGCGCTTATGCCGTGTCTTTCTCCCGCCGCTCGCAATAG
- a CDS encoding DUF1328 domain-containing protein, with protein sequence MLKWALIFFVVSIIAGALGFTGISEAAGGIARILFFIFVVIFVIFLILGLVAGETLF encoded by the coding sequence ATGCTAAAATGGGCTTTGATTTTCTTTGTCGTATCGATAATTGCCGGCGCATTGGGTTTCACCGGCATATCCGAGGCCGCGGGCGGAATCGCGCGCATCTTGTTCTTCATCTTTGTCGTGATCTTCGTGATCTTCCTCATACTCGGCCTCGTTGCGGGCGAGACGCTGTTTTAG
- a CDS encoding glutamate--cysteine ligase: MARDVSDATPITSREELVAWFEAGSKPQGPFRVGTEHEKFPFYRADHTPVPYAGQPELSRAGIRVLLEGMQKSGGWEPIMDGPNIIGLFDAKEGGAISLEPGGQFELSGAPVETIHAADAELDAHFSALHAIADPLGIGFLSLGMTPKWHRDEIPMMPKQRYEIMAHYMPKVGTRGLDMMFRTSTVQANLDYESEADMVRKLRVSLALQPLTTALFANSPFSDGKPNGFLSARSEVWRDTDKARAGMLPFAFEPGMGFERYVDYALDVPMYFVKRGETYHDVAGASFRHLLAGHLAALPGERATLSDWANHLSTIFPEVRLKRYLEMRGADTGPKPFLTALPALFVGLLYDPLALDGAYELIKGWSTEDRERLRDEVPRLALEARIAGRSLRELARDVLGLARAGLARRAKLDAKGRDETHFLDPLDLVATGRTQAEILLAHYREDWNGNIDRTFETCVY, from the coding sequence ATGGCTCGCGACGTTTCGGATGCAACCCCCATCACGTCGCGCGAGGAGCTTGTGGCCTGGTTCGAGGCGGGATCGAAGCCGCAAGGCCCTTTCAGGGTCGGGACCGAGCACGAAAAATTCCCTTTCTATAGAGCGGACCATACGCCGGTGCCTTATGCCGGCCAGCCCGAGCTGAGCCGGGCTGGGATAAGGGTGCTTCTCGAAGGAATGCAGAAGAGCGGCGGATGGGAGCCGATCATGGACGGGCCGAATATCATCGGCCTATTTGATGCCAAAGAAGGCGGCGCCATTTCGCTTGAACCGGGCGGCCAATTCGAATTGTCCGGCGCGCCGGTCGAGACCATCCATGCGGCCGATGCGGAACTCGATGCGCATTTTTCGGCCTTGCACGCGATCGCCGATCCTTTGGGCATAGGCTTTCTGTCGCTTGGCATGACGCCCAAATGGCACCGCGACGAAATTCCGATGATGCCGAAACAGCGCTACGAGATTATGGCGCATTACATGCCGAAAGTCGGCACGCGCGGCCTCGACATGATGTTTCGGACGTCGACGGTCCAGGCCAATCTCGATTACGAGAGCGAGGCCGATATGGTGAGGAAACTGCGGGTTTCCCTGGCGCTGCAGCCTTTGACCACCGCGCTTTTCGCCAATTCGCCGTTCAGCGACGGCAAGCCGAATGGTTTTCTTTCGGCCCGTTCGGAAGTCTGGCGCGACACCGATAAGGCCCGCGCCGGCATGTTGCCTTTCGCCTTCGAGCCGGGAATGGGCTTCGAGCGCTATGTCGATTACGCGCTCGATGTTCCGATGTATTTCGTCAAGCGTGGCGAGACCTATCATGATGTCGCGGGCGCAAGCTTCCGCCACCTCCTCGCAGGCCATCTCGCGGCGCTCCCAGGCGAAAGGGCGACATTATCCGACTGGGCCAACCATCTTTCGACGATTTTTCCGGAAGTACGCCTGAAGCGCTATCTCGAAATGCGCGGTGCGGATACGGGGCCGAAGCCGTTTCTGACGGCGCTTCCGGCCCTCTTCGTGGGCCTCCTCTATGATCCGCTCGCGCTTGACGGTGCCTATGAGCTCATCAAAGGCTGGAGCACCGAGGACCGCGAGAGGCTGCGGGACGAGGTGCCGCGTCTTGCCCTTGAAGCGCGGATCGCCGGACGCTCGCTGCGCGAACTAGCGAGGGATGTGCTCGGCCTCGCCCGTGCTGGCCTCGCCCGCCGCGCGAAGCTCGATGCAAAGGGACGCGATGAGACGCATTTTCTCGATCCGCTCGATCTCGTCGCCACGGGCCGCACGCAGGCCGAGATCCTGCTGGCGCATTATCGCGAGGACTGGAACGGCAATATCGACCGGACTTTCGAGACCTGCGTTTATTGA
- a CDS encoding MATE family efflux transporter produces the protein MNAGSIVKPGRFTEGSTLRHVLVMTATGSIGLMAIFVVDFLSLFYVARLKDPALTAAVGYATQILFFFISINIGLTIAIGALVSRALGAGMRPAARRLAASGLVQVFVVTVAVTVAVMPFRGDALYLIGARDEALAVGTLYLAWTIPATLFLAFGMAFAGMLRAVGDARRAMYVTLFGGIATAILDPIFIFGLGLGVQGAAIVTVISRLVIAGVGLYGTVVIHDLVARPRLRDAISDLKPMMGIAVPAILTNLAAPVANAYAMRIFSQFGEETVAAFAIIDRITPVAFGVVFALSSVVGPIMGQNLGARLFERVTRVLTDSFAVSLVYVAFVWLLLWLSAPAIVSIFHAVGDTQRIVTFFCTYGGVLWLFLGAIFVSNAAFNNLGFPVLSTGFNWGRATLGTMPFVTLGALHNGPEGGFVGLIVGASLFGVAAVVTAYFVTARLAKSVINA, from the coding sequence TTGAATGCCGGTTCGATCGTGAAGCCAGGCCGCTTCACCGAAGGCTCGACGCTGCGCCATGTCCTCGTCATGACGGCGACCGGCTCGATCGGGCTGATGGCGATCTTCGTCGTCGATTTTCTCTCTCTCTTTTACGTTGCGCGTCTGAAAGATCCTGCCCTGACGGCCGCGGTTGGCTATGCAACGCAGATTCTGTTCTTTTTCATCTCGATTAATATAGGTCTTACGATCGCGATTGGCGCGCTTGTCTCTCGCGCGCTTGGCGCCGGGATGCGGCCGGCGGCCCGCCGGCTGGCGGCTTCGGGGCTGGTGCAAGTCTTCGTTGTGACAGTGGCCGTGACCGTGGCGGTCATGCCGTTTCGCGGCGACGCGCTTTATCTGATCGGCGCGCGGGACGAAGCCTTGGCAGTCGGGACGCTTTATCTCGCCTGGACGATTCCTGCGACCTTGTTCCTGGCCTTCGGCATGGCTTTCGCCGGGATGCTCCGCGCGGTCGGCGACGCCCGCCGTGCCATGTATGTGACGCTCTTCGGCGGCATCGCAACGGCCATTCTCGACCCTATTTTTATTTTCGGCCTTGGCCTCGGCGTCCAGGGCGCAGCCATCGTGACGGTCATTTCGCGGCTGGTCATCGCCGGCGTCGGCCTCTATGGGACGGTGGTCATCCATGATCTCGTAGCGCGTCCGCGTCTTCGCGATGCGATCTCCGATCTGAAGCCAATGATGGGCATCGCGGTCCCGGCCATCCTGACCAATCTTGCAGCACCAGTCGCGAATGCTTACGCGATGCGGATTTTTTCGCAGTTCGGGGAGGAGACGGTTGCAGCTTTCGCGATCATCGACCGGATTACGCCGGTTGCTTTCGGCGTTGTCTTCGCACTGTCTTCCGTCGTTGGCCCAATCATGGGTCAGAACCTCGGGGCGCGCTTGTTCGAACGCGTCACGCGCGTGCTGACTGACAGCTTCGCCGTCTCTCTGGTCTATGTCGCTTTTGTCTGGCTCTTGCTGTGGCTTTCCGCCCCGGCCATCGTCAGCATTTTCCATGCGGTCGGCGATACGCAGCGGATCGTCACCTTTTTTTGCACCTATGGTGGCGTCCTTTGGCTGTTTCTGGGGGCGATTTTCGTCTCCAACGCCGCGTTCAATAATTTGGGCTTTCCGGTGCTTTCGACCGGCTTCAATTGGGGCCGCGCAACCTTGGGGACCATGCCTTTCGTGACGCTCGGCGCCTTACACAACGGGCCGGAAGGCGGTTTTGTCGGGCTGATCGTCGGGGCGTCTCTGTTCGGCGTCGCCGCCGTCGTGACTGCTTATTTCGTTACGGCGCGTCTCGCAAAATCCGTGATAAACGCTTAG
- a CDS encoding 16S rRNA (uracil(1498)-N(3))-methyltransferase, producing MARYDFSAHRLYVETALAPGASVPLDRAQANYLGNVLRLPDGAELLIFNGQDGEWRAALASSSRKSMSLTALTMVRPQEAPCDLHYLFAPLKHARLDYMVQKAVEMGASLLRPVQTQHTQATRLNAERMRANVIEAAEQCGILAVPEVAPLASIDTLLDGWPQGRSLIFCDEDAPIRDPIEALHAAQKAEGSSLALLIGPEGGFDAREREKLLSLPQTIRLSLGPRILRADTAGVAAMALVQAALGDWRG from the coding sequence ATGGCGCGCTATGATTTTTCCGCCCACCGGCTTTATGTCGAGACCGCCCTGGCGCCCGGCGCTTCGGTCCCGCTCGACCGGGCGCAAGCCAATTATCTCGGCAATGTCCTGCGTTTGCCGGACGGGGCCGAACTCCTGATCTTCAATGGGCAAGACGGCGAATGGCGCGCCGCGCTTGCCTCCAGCAGCCGCAAATCCATGAGCTTGACCGCGCTGACGATGGTGCGGCCTCAGGAAGCGCCCTGCGACCTGCACTATCTCTTTGCGCCGCTGAAACATGCCAGGCTGGATTATATGGTCCAAAAGGCCGTCGAAATGGGCGCAAGCCTTCTGCGGCCGGTCCAAACGCAGCATACGCAGGCAACGCGTCTCAATGCCGAGCGCATGCGGGCCAATGTGATCGAGGCGGCCGAACAATGCGGCATTCTCGCCGTGCCGGAGGTCGCCCCGCTGGCGAGTATCGACACATTGCTCGACGGCTGGCCGCAAGGCCGCAGCCTGATTTTCTGCGACGAAGACGCGCCGATCCGCGATCCGATCGAGGCCTTGCATGCGGCGCAAAAGGCCGAGGGATCGTCTTTGGCCCTTTTGATCGGACCTGAAGGCGGGTTTGACGCGCGGGAACGCGAAAAACTTCTTTCATTGCCGCAGACGATCCGGCTTTCGCTGGGACCGCGCATCTTGCGCGCCGATACGGCGGGCGTCGCGGCCATGGCGCTTGTGCAAGCCGCTTTGGGCGATTGGCGCGGCTAG
- a CDS encoding DUF937 domain-containing protein has translation MFSLNEIFQNAQGGKAAENLAAQFGLSTEQVDAAVKALIPALSMAFLSKLKDPGALGSLVSNLSDGQHTSTFASADAAQTPETAAKGGDILGELFGSSHITTQIAQQASSVTGLRPEVLVQMLPVIVSVIAGGLATSLKNQGLGGLFSQLASGAGAQGQQGGLMGMLSSLFGSLFGGQQGLQGGLDSLSKILQPGTPAAAGLQDEIGKILSSRRQ, from the coding sequence ATGTTCAGCCTCAATGAAATTTTTCAAAATGCCCAGGGCGGCAAAGCAGCCGAAAATCTCGCGGCTCAATTCGGCTTGTCGACGGAACAGGTCGATGCAGCCGTAAAAGCCCTGATTCCTGCGCTCTCTATGGCTTTTCTGAGCAAATTGAAGGATCCGGGTGCATTGGGCAGCCTCGTTTCCAACTTGAGCGACGGCCAGCATACGTCGACCTTCGCGAGCGCCGACGCCGCGCAGACGCCGGAAACGGCGGCCAAGGGCGGTGATATTTTGGGCGAGCTCTTCGGATCGAGCCATATCACGACGCAGATCGCTCAGCAGGCGTCGAGCGTCACCGGCTTGCGCCCCGAGGTTTTGGTTCAGATGCTCCCGGTGATCGTATCGGTCATCGCCGGCGGCCTCGCCACTTCGCTGAAAAATCAAGGTCTCGGCGGTCTGTTCAGCCAACTCGCGTCGGGCGCTGGCGCGCAGGGGCAGCAAGGCGGATTGATGGGCATGCTGAGCAGCCTCTTCGGCAGCCTGTTTGGCGGCCAGCAAGGTCTCCAAGGCGGCCTCGACTCGCTGAGCAAGATCTTGCAGCCGGGAACACCGGCGGCGGCGGGTCTGCAAGACGAGATCGGCAAGATCCTCTCAAGCCGTCGTCAGTGA
- a CDS encoding porin, with the protein MMIPTSRIVPAVGGAAALFIAFGMTSASAGDTCASYGPGFTKVEGSETCIHIGGHVRVEAGMGSSATANNGSLSGGARPASLRSSSDDTTNTIGSAGLGRSHLRLPQGAIGYADPQ; encoded by the coding sequence ATGATGATCCCGACATCCCGCATTGTTCCCGCCGTCGGCGGCGCCGCCGCTCTCTTCATCGCCTTCGGCATGACGTCTGCCTCCGCCGGCGATACATGCGCCTCCTATGGGCCAGGCTTCACCAAGGTGGAAGGCAGCGAAACCTGCATTCATATCGGCGGCCATGTTCGGGTGGAAGCCGGAATGGGATCGTCCGCCACAGCCAATAACGGCTCACTTTCGGGCGGCGCGCGGCCGGCCAGCCTGCGTTCCAGCAGCGACGACACGACGAATACAATCGGCAGCGCCGGCCTCGGACGCTCGCATCTGCGCCTGCCTCAGGGCGCCATCGGCTACGCCGACCCGCAGTGA
- the ubiA gene encoding 4-hydroxybenzoate octaprenyltransferase: MIPKSWFGFSDGIAPASSAAPLPDAHPAQWLFALTPAVWHPYIQLARLDRPIGWWLLVLPCWWSSLLASLVMRQPPQFLDGLLFLIGAIAMRGAGSTYNDLVDRDIDAKVERTRQRPLPSGRVSAGAAKRFILAQALVGFAVLLCFNKFTVGLGIASLAIIAAYPFMKRITPWPQAVLGLAFAWGALMGWAAQFGALAASPLWLYFGGFFWIIGYDTIYALMDVSDDAIIGVKSTARLFGPHVRLCVGALYGASVLCLEIALLTSGRAGFWMQAGLLGFALHLAWQVLRIDPNETSGALRLFRANRTAGLIFLAGLAAQMIQDLLF, from the coding sequence ATGATCCCGAAAAGTTGGTTCGGCTTTTCGGACGGGATCGCGCCTGCGTCATCCGCCGCGCCCTTGCCGGATGCACATCCGGCGCAATGGCTTTTCGCGCTCACGCCCGCCGTCTGGCATCCCTATATTCAGCTCGCGCGGCTCGACCGGCCCATCGGCTGGTGGCTGCTCGTTCTGCCATGCTGGTGGTCGAGCCTTCTCGCCAGCCTTGTCATGCGGCAGCCACCGCAGTTTCTCGACGGTCTGCTGTTTCTAATCGGCGCGATCGCGATGCGCGGCGCCGGCTCGACTTATAATGATCTCGTCGATCGCGACATAGACGCAAAAGTCGAGCGCACGCGGCAAAGGCCTTTGCCTTCGGGTCGCGTGAGTGCCGGCGCCGCCAAGCGCTTCATCCTGGCGCAGGCGCTGGTCGGTTTCGCGGTTCTCCTATGCTTCAATAAATTCACGGTCGGGCTGGGGATCGCCTCGCTCGCGATCATCGCCGCCTATCCCTTCATGAAACGCATCACGCCCTGGCCGCAGGCCGTTCTCGGCCTTGCTTTTGCCTGGGGCGCGCTGATGGGTTGGGCGGCGCAATTCGGCGCGCTCGCTGCGTCGCCGCTCTGGCTCTATTTCGGCGGCTTTTTCTGGATCATCGGCTACGACACGATCTATGCGCTGATGGATGTGAGCGACGATGCGATCATCGGTGTCAAATCGACGGCGCGCCTGTTTGGCCCGCATGTCCGTCTCTGCGTCGGTGCGCTTTATGGCGCCTCGGTGCTCTGTCTCGAGATCGCGCTTTTGACTTCGGGCAGGGCGGGCTTCTGGATGCAGGCCGGCCTTCTTGGCTTCGCGCTACATCTGGCGTGGCAGGTTTTGAGGATCGATCCAAACGAAACATCCGGCGCCTTGCGGCTCTTTCGGGCGAACCGCACGGCGGGCCTTATTTTTCTCGCCGGCCTCGCAGCGCAGATGATCCAGGACCTGTTGTTTTGA
- a CDS encoding catalase family peroxidase, producing MIKKIFPFALAALTVAAPAAAFADDDTVATQIVDTMNKVFGVHPGFRANHAKGLVTEGHFKASPDAAGLSKAAIFDGSSIPVTVRFSDSTGVPNIPDGSPNANPHGLSIKYHLPDGSETDMVINSLHFFPVASGEDFNAFLQAVGASPAGAPKPTKLDQFFESHPTAPKALATVHTPDSFADEIYYGIDAFIFTNKAGAKQAVRYQVVPEKITYLDEATAAKQAPDFLIDELPKRLAKGPVTFHLKAQLAAPGDPTNDASKPWPDDRKLVDLGVLTIEKAVPDSLTAQKALLFLPGQVIDGIDVSDDPLIGVRDGAYAVSFSRRSQ from the coding sequence ATGATCAAGAAAATATTCCCCTTCGCCTTAGCCGCGCTGACTGTCGCCGCGCCGGCCGCGGCTTTCGCCGACGATGACACCGTTGCGACCCAGATCGTCGATACGATGAACAAGGTTTTCGGCGTCCATCCGGGGTTTCGCGCCAATCACGCCAAAGGTCTCGTGACCGAAGGGCACTTCAAGGCATCGCCCGACGCTGCCGGCCTCAGCAAGGCCGCGATCTTCGACGGCAGCAGCATTCCGGTGACGGTGCGCTTCTCGGACTCGACGGGTGTGCCGAATATTCCGGACGGCTCGCCTAACGCCAATCCGCATGGGCTGTCGATCAAATATCATCTGCCCGACGGCAGCGAGACCGACATGGTGATTAATTCGCTGCACTTCTTTCCGGTCGCCTCGGGCGAGGATTTTAACGCCTTCCTGCAAGCGGTCGGCGCGAGTCCGGCCGGTGCGCCGAAGCCGACAAAGCTCGACCAGTTCTTCGAGTCTCATCCTACCGCGCCGAAGGCCCTGGCAACGGTACACACGCCCGACAGTTTCGCCGATGAAATCTATTATGGCATCGACGCCTTTATCTTCACCAACAAGGCTGGAGCAAAACAGGCGGTGCGCTATCAGGTGGTGCCCGAGAAAATCACGTATCTCGACGAAGCCACGGCCGCGAAACAGGCGCCGGATTTCCTGATCGACGAATTGCCGAAGCGGCTCGCCAAAGGTCCGGTCACGTTTCACTTGAAGGCGCAGCTCGCGGCGCCGGGGGATCCGACCAATGATGCGAGCAAACCCTGGCCGGATGATCGCAAGCTTGTCGATCTCGGCGTGCTGACGATCGAAAAAGCGGTTCCCGACAGTTTGACAGCCCAAAAGGCGCTTTTGTTTTTGCCCGGACAGGTCATAGACGGGATCGATGTATCGGACGATCCGCTGATCGGCGTCCGCGACGGCGCCTATGCGGTATCCTTCTCGCGCCGTTCGCAATAA
- the trmFO gene encoding methylenetetrahydrofolate--tRNA-(uracil(54)-C(5))-methyltransferase (FADH(2)-oxidizing) TrmFO: protein MANNPDLSNSSFAPVHVIGAGLAGSEAAWQIALAGVPVVLHEMRPVRQTEVHRSAQFAELVCSNSFRADDPDASAIGVLHREMRRMNSLIMTAADAHKVPAGGALAVDREGFAAYVTKMVSSQPLITVLREEIEGLPPQEWDNVIIATGPLTAPALGQAVAELTGESGLAFFDAIAPVVHRDAIDMSKAWFQSRYDKAGPGGTGADYINCPMNKEQYEAFIDALLNAEKIDFKEFEKTPYFDGCLPIEVMAERGRETLRHGPMKPFGLTNPHNPTVKAYAIVQLRQDNALGTLYNMVGFQTKLKHGAQADVFRTIPGLEQAAFARLGGMHRNTFLNSPRVLDAELRLKAEPRLRFAGQITGCEGYVESAAVGLIAGRMAAASRRGESFASPPSTTAIGALLNHITGGHIEVIDGGPSSFQPMNANFGLFPPLSEKISTEDGKRLRGPAKAAAKKRALGLRAAAEFEIWLADPSVLAAE, encoded by the coding sequence ATGGCAAATAATCCCGATCTTTCCAATTCATCTTTTGCTCCAGTCCATGTGATCGGCGCCGGCCTCGCAGGCTCCGAAGCGGCATGGCAGATCGCGCTCGCGGGCGTGCCCGTGGTCCTGCACGAGATGCGCCCGGTTCGCCAGACGGAGGTTCATAGATCGGCGCAATTCGCCGAGCTCGTCTGCTCCAATTCGTTTCGTGCCGACGATCCCGACGCCAGCGCCATCGGCGTTCTGCATCGGGAAATGCGGCGGATGAATTCGCTCATCATGACGGCAGCCGACGCGCATAAAGTGCCGGCCGGCGGCGCGCTCGCCGTCGATCGCGAAGGCTTCGCAGCTTACGTCACGAAGATGGTCTCCTCGCAGCCGCTAATCACCGTGCTGCGCGAAGAAATCGAAGGCCTGCCGCCGCAAGAGTGGGACAATGTGATCATTGCCACCGGGCCTTTGACGGCGCCAGCGCTCGGGCAAGCCGTTGCAGAGCTGACAGGTGAATCGGGCCTCGCCTTTTTCGATGCGATCGCGCCCGTCGTTCATCGCGACGCGATCGATATGAGCAAGGCCTGGTTTCAATCGCGCTACGATAAGGCAGGCCCGGGCGGCACAGGCGCGGATTATATCAATTGCCCCATGAACAAGGAGCAATACGAGGCCTTCATAGATGCTCTGCTCAACGCCGAGAAAATCGATTTCAAAGAGTTCGAGAAGACACCCTATTTCGACGGCTGTCTGCCGATCGAGGTGATGGCAGAGCGCGGCCGCGAAACCTTGCGGCATGGCCCGATGAAACCCTTCGGCCTCACCAACCCGCACAACCCGACGGTGAAGGCCTATGCGATTGTGCAGTTGCGTCAGGATAATGCGCTGGGCACGCTCTATAATATGGTCGGCTTCCAGACCAAGTTGAAACATGGCGCGCAGGCCGATGTGTTTCGGACCATTCCAGGGTTGGAGCAAGCGGCTTTCGCGCGGCTTGGCGGGATGCACCGCAACACGTTCTTGAATTCGCCGCGCGTGCTCGACGCAGAGCTAAGGCTCAAAGCAGAGCCACGTCTGCGCTTTGCCGGACAGATCACCGGATGCGAAGGCTATGTCGAGAGCGCGGCGGTCGGTTTGATCGCTGGCCGCATGGCCGCCGCTTCGCGCAGGGGCGAAAGTTTCGCCTCGCCGCCCTCGACCACAGCGATCGGCGCCCTCCTCAACCACATCACCGGCGGCCATATCGAGGTGATAGACGGCGGTCCTTCGTCTTTTCAGCCCATGAATGCCAATTTTGGGCTTTTCCCGCCACTTTCCGAGAAAATCTCCACTGAGGATGGCAAACGCCTGCGCGGGCCTGCCAAAGCCGCGGCAAAAAAACGCGCGCTGGGTCTTCGCGCTGCGGCAGAGTTCGAGATTTGGCTTGCCGATCCGTCCGTCCTCGCGGCCGAATGA